ATATAAAGGAAGACCATGGATATCTTACATATAAACCAAATGAGGATTCTCCTTTTCAGGATATCGGAAAGCCCTATATTAAGGATCCTCAAAAACTATTAAAGACCCTTGAAGAGAAACAAATTTACCCTATCGCAAGGGTAGTAGTTTTCAAAGATACAGCTCTGGCAAATAAAAAGCCTGAATGGTCTTTCAAAGATGGAAATCAAGTGTGGAAAAACGGAAGGGGCGAGTCGTTTGTCAATCCATTCGTGAAAGATGTTTGGGATTATAATGTTCAAATTGCCATTGAGGCAGCTAAAATGGGATTCCAGGAAATCCAGTTCGATTATGTCCGCTTCCCAGAGGGATTTGAAAAGAGAGATACTGAACTTCAATATTCGATGGGTGATTATAAGGATGTTGAAATGGATAATGTACAAAAAAGGGTTAAAGCAGTAACTGATTTTGTGGCGTACGCTCGGAAAGAACTAAAACCATATGATGTCAAAGTATCAGTCGATATCTTTGGTTATACTGCCACTCTCCCGGAAGCTCCGGGAATAGGACAAAACTTCTCGAAAATCTCCGAGAATGTTGACGTCATTTCCTCAATGATTTATCCAAGTCATTGGACATCTTATTTTGGAATCGCCAAGCCTGACACTGAGCCGTATCGTCTCGTTCAGGAATATGCAAAATTAGAAAAGAAAAAACTTGCGGAATTAAAGAGTCCGCCTGTATCCCGTCCTTGGCTGCAGGATTTCACCGCATCATGGTTAGGCAGTGGGAATTACCTTGTATATGGAAAGAAGGAAGTCGAAGATCAAATCAGGGCATTGAAGGATCAGGGAATTAACGAATATTTATTATGGAATGCAAGCAATAGATACTCGCCCAATGTTGATTACACACCTTAAGCTCAACTAAAAAAGCCTGTAATGACTGGATCAATCATTACAGGCTTTTTCATATCATTAGATTATCAGTACGAAAGTACGTTATAATTACAAAGGGGATATGGATTACTTCTTGCTGCCGCCGACATTTTTCCAGCCAGTTTGCAGACTTGTTGATTGATCAACGAATTCATTTCTTTTATTTCCACTAAAAAATCTGGTTCCTACTCCATTGGTAATGACACCAATTGTCGCGGTGATACCCACAATCAGTAAAGCAACGATAGTTAAATCCATTATGTAACCGCCCATGATAAACCTCCACCTTTTTTTTCACAAAGTAATGACCGTGATTTTGTGATAAATATAATTCATGATCCCCGTACATCTTTATTTTAAAAGAATTGTTCGTGTATTAAAAGAACTTTATAAAGAAAAAATAATACAAGTAGTTAGATCATGGTTATATAAGAAAAGCTGGGTGCTTATCGGGATGGAATAAAATCAAAAAGGAGATAAGCAATGCATTGGTATGAAAAATTAAATCAGTATTTCCCAATCGAGGAAATGAAATCAAAAGAGCATATGGAAACACTTCTAAAGGAAAGACCAGAGATTTACCATAAGGATGAAGGCCCTGGCCATGTTCTCATGTATGTAGAGACAGACGATTTTGTCTTCATTGATTACCTCTTCGTTTCGAAGACGACTCGAGGGCAGGGACTCGGCCACAAATTGATCGAGAAGCTGAAGGAAAAGGGCAAGCCAATTATCCTTGAGGTTGAACCAGTTAATTATGAGGATACAGATACTGAAAAACGCCTTCGTTTTTATAAGCGGGAAGGCTTCGAGCATGCCAGGACAGTTGGGTACAGACGCCGGTCGCTCGCTACGAAAGAAATCAATGAAATGGAAATCCTTTATTGGTCGCCGGATGAAGCATCAGAGGATTTGGTTTATGAGGCAATGAAGAAAACCTACAATATGATCCATACTTATAAAGACAAAAAGTTTTATGGTGCATCATATCAGCCAGTTGAAGAAGTCCTGACTGTTGAAGACAAACGGGATGATTTACTGCAAGACATCTAATTCACAAACGCAACCAGGGTTTTTACTTGGTTGCGTTTTCATTTTTGTATAATCAAATGAGAATAAAACTTTTTTGAAAAAGCAGGTTTAAGCCTGGTGAGACCGGGTAAATATAATTAAATTACCAAAATGAAAGCCAGACGGACATAACTGGCATGAATTGTACGAATATTTATATAGATTGTACGTAGAAGGTGATGAAAAAATATAATTTCATTGAAACTTTTTTCTATTTCGTTCGTTATATATAGAGAAGAGTAAAAATAACCTTACATAACTACCCGGAATAATTTATCAAAAGGGATACCTTTTATTAAATCCTTGGTGTATAATAAACAATATGAATTATAAAATTAAACTTATTATTATTTAAGAAATGACAGTTCATTTGAAGCAAATAATATATAAGTAAATCTAAGGGAGTGTGAATTACCAATGGTCACTTTATACACTTCACCAAGTTGTACCTCATGCAGAAAGGCCAAGTCATGGCTGGAAGAACATGAAATTTCATATACTGAAAGAAACATATTCTCTGAGCCTTTATCGATTGATGAGATAAAGGAAATTCTACGTATGACCGAAGATGGAACGGATGAGATCATTTCTACTCGTTCTAAGACCTTCCAAAAGCTTGATGTGAACCTGGAAACAATGCCTTTACAGGAATTGTTTGAGGTTATCAAGGAAAACCCTGGCTTGCTTCGCCGTCCGATTATCATTGATGAAAAACGCCTGCAGGTTGGATATAATGAAGATGAAATCAGACGGTTCCTGCCGCGCAAAGTGCGTACTTTCCAATTGCGTGAGGCTCAGCGTTTAGTAAATTAAACTTAAACCTAATAAATTCATTAGAGCTCCCTATGGGGGCTTTTTATTTTTATCTAAAATAAATTTTTGTTCCTCGCCTGAACATGCAGACAAATTGAAATTCAAGCATTTTTCTGCTAAAATGTAAAGAATACTTTAAATTAGTTTGTTAAAATCCCATTTAATTTGGATAACCTGCTTGATTGGATCTAAAGGGGCGAATGCCTATCTTTTAGGCATCATATTTTGCGACTCCCTGCAGCATCTTCAACTGTAATTTTTTTCAGCCGATATCATTCATTAGCCTTTTATAAAAATGGGTGTATATTTTGTTTCCAAAATGGCTTAACATAACATAAAATAAAAGTACAAGATTGTTTATCTTTTTTACACAGTCCCTTTGTAAATCAAGGTGATTCAGACTTATTTATTAAGGGTAAATGATAAAGACCAACTGCTTTTTTGGGGGTATTTAGTCCCTTCAAATCTTTGCCTGGAAGGGAGAGAAAGCGAATGGAAATCGAACGTATTAATGAGAATACGGTTAAGTTTTATATTTCATATATGGATATAGAGGAACGCGGCTTTGACCGGGAGGAAATCTGGTATAACCGTGATCGCAGCGAAGAACTATTCTGGGAAATGATGGATGAAGTCCATGCCGAGGAAGAGTTTGCCGTTGAAGGTCCTTTATGGATCCAGGTTCAGGCACTGGAAAAGGGTCTGGAAGTTTTGGTGACAAAGGCACAGCTTTCTAAGGATGGTCCTAAGTTTGAA
The window above is part of the Mesobacillus jeotgali genome. Proteins encoded here:
- a CDS encoding putative glycoside hydrolase, whose protein sequence is MQFKKIAAAALLAASFSQTGSTVFAESKAHETERLPAREHQSLVRGLPEQMPRFKFDSGYSFEYPDAVRGIYVTGNSAGGERLNSLTKLVDETDLNAMVIDIKEDHGYLTYKPNEDSPFQDIGKPYIKDPQKLLKTLEEKQIYPIARVVVFKDTALANKKPEWSFKDGNQVWKNGRGESFVNPFVKDVWDYNVQIAIEAAKMGFQEIQFDYVRFPEGFEKRDTELQYSMGDYKDVEMDNVQKRVKAVTDFVAYARKELKPYDVKVSVDIFGYTATLPEAPGIGQNFSKISENVDVISSMIYPSHWTSYFGIAKPDTEPYRLVQEYAKLEKKKLAELKSPPVSRPWLQDFTASWLGSGNYLVYGKKEVEDQIRALKDQGINEYLLWNASNRYSPNVDYTP
- a CDS encoding GNAT family N-acetyltransferase, with product MHWYEKLNQYFPIEEMKSKEHMETLLKERPEIYHKDEGPGHVLMYVETDDFVFIDYLFVSKTTRGQGLGHKLIEKLKEKGKPIILEVEPVNYEDTDTEKRLRFYKREGFEHARTVGYRRRSLATKEINEMEILYWSPDEASEDLVYEAMKKTYNMIHTYKDKKFYGASYQPVEEVLTVEDKRDDLLQDI
- the spxA gene encoding transcriptional regulator SpxA, with translation MVTLYTSPSCTSCRKAKSWLEEHEISYTERNIFSEPLSIDEIKEILRMTEDGTDEIISTRSKTFQKLDVNLETMPLQELFEVIKENPGLLRRPIIIDEKRLQVGYNEDEIRRFLPRKVRTFQLREAQRLVN